In Paraburkholderia phenazinium, the following are encoded in one genomic region:
- a CDS encoding OmpW/AlkL family protein produces MKLKQAMTGIAALACMTAAHAQSAGSFYVTTGWLHLAPQSSSDPLKETSVGGSPVNVTLPNTGASLDSADTLGFTAGYFVTDHIATEFVIGIPPKFNLDGSGAFSSYGKLGDAKQWSPTLLFKYYFRDAQARFRPYLGVGVTHVSFTDAEITNSVFEQQVLHGPTSVSTDSSWEPVFNGGFTFAIDQHWFAGVSLSYIPLSTTAKLNTAAVTPVGTLNVQSQTKIRLNPIVSYISIGYRF; encoded by the coding sequence ATGAAATTAAAACAGGCCATGACGGGGATCGCGGCGCTCGCTTGCATGACAGCAGCGCACGCTCAATCGGCCGGAAGCTTTTACGTCACGACAGGCTGGTTGCATCTTGCACCTCAGTCCAGTAGCGATCCGTTGAAGGAGACAAGCGTTGGCGGCTCACCCGTCAATGTCACACTGCCCAATACCGGAGCCAGCCTCGATAGCGCCGACACACTCGGCTTCACCGCTGGTTACTTCGTCACCGACCACATCGCAACCGAATTCGTGATTGGCATTCCGCCGAAGTTCAATCTGGACGGCTCGGGTGCCTTCTCCTCATACGGCAAACTCGGTGACGCCAAACAGTGGAGCCCCACTCTGCTGTTCAAGTACTACTTCAGAGACGCGCAAGCGCGGTTCCGTCCTTACCTGGGTGTGGGTGTCACCCATGTCTCGTTCACCGATGCAGAGATCACCAACAGCGTGTTCGAACAGCAGGTACTGCATGGTCCGACCTCGGTATCGACGGATAGTTCGTGGGAGCCGGTGTTTAATGGGGGCTTCACGTTCGCCATCGACCAGCATTGGTTCGCGGGCGTCTCGCTCTCGTACATCCCGCTCAGCACCACTGCCAAGCTGAACACCGCGGCCGTCACGCCGGTCGGCACGCTCAATGTCCAGTCGCAGACCAAAATCAGGCTGAACCCGATCGTCAGCTACATCAGCATCGGTTATCGCTTCTGA
- a CDS encoding transposase, with product MARLARLYVPDQPQHVILRGLDQQPAFVDEQDYELFIDCLKAASRDHHLSIHAYALMPGAVQLLVTPTEESSLPKAMQAVGRRYVAHFNRRYSRRGTLWEGRYRATVIEGERYFLLASRVVEMCPVRGQLVSAPEDYRWSSYRHHIGLTLDSLITDHPLYWSLGNTPFERQRAYRELCEQPLDEREASQLQQATLKGWVLGSDSYREWAARAANRRVSPLPRGRPRKVRETPQTQ from the coding sequence ATGGCACGGCTCGCACGTCTTTATGTCCCCGACCAGCCGCAGCACGTCATCCTGCGCGGGCTCGATCAGCAGCCCGCATTTGTCGACGAACAGGATTACGAGCTCTTCATCGATTGTCTGAAGGCGGCTTCCCGCGACCATCACCTGTCCATCCACGCCTACGCGTTGATGCCGGGCGCGGTGCAACTGCTCGTCACGCCGACCGAAGAGTCGAGCTTGCCGAAGGCGATGCAGGCGGTCGGTCGCCGCTACGTCGCCCACTTCAACCGGCGCTACTCGCGGCGCGGCACCTTGTGGGAAGGCCGCTACCGGGCCACGGTGATCGAAGGTGAGCGCTATTTCCTGCTGGCGAGCCGGGTGGTCGAGATGTGTCCGGTGCGCGGGCAACTGGTGAGCGCGCCTGAAGACTACCGCTGGTCGAGCTACCGGCACCATATTGGACTGACGCTCGATAGCCTGATCACCGACCACCCGTTGTACTGGTCGCTCGGCAATACGCCGTTCGAACGGCAACGGGCCTACCGCGAGCTCTGCGAGCAGCCGCTGGACGAACGCGAAGCCAGTCAGTTGCAGCAGGCCACGCTGAAGGGCTGGGTTCTCGGCAGCGATTCGTACCGCGAGTGGGCGGCGCGGGCGGCGAATCGCCGGGTGTCGCCGCTGCCGCGCGGGCGGCCGCGCAAGGTCCGGGAAACGCCGCAGACCCAATAA
- a CDS encoding glutamate synthase-related protein, with the protein MNDHQQPTSSVPAAQGLYDPQNEHDACGVGFVAHIKGKKSHEIIEQGLKILENLDHRGAVGADPLMGDGAGILIQIPDGFYREEMAKQGVTLPPNGEYGVGMIFLPKEHASRLACEQELERTVKAEGQVVLGWRDVPVDHSMPISPTVKASEPLIRQIFIGRGKDIMVTDALERKLYVIRKTASHRIQALKLKHGKEYFVPSMSARTVVYKGLLLAGQVGVYYRDLQDDRTVSALALVHQRFSTNTFPAWELAHPYRMIAHNGEINTVKGNVNWLNARTGAIASHVLGDDLPKLWPLIYPGQSDTASFDNCLELLVMAGYPLVHAMMMMIPEAWEQHTLMDDNRRAFYEYHAAMMEPWDGPAAIAFTDGRQIGATLDRNGLRPARYIVTDDDLVIMASEAGTLPIPESKIVKKWRLQPGKMFLIDMEHGRIIDDKELKDNLANAKPYKSWIDAVRIKLDEIEPKAEDVVTERREAAALLDRQQAFGYTQEDLKFLMAPMAQAGEEAVGSMGNDSPLAVMSNKNKTLYHYFKQLFAQVTNPPIDPIRENMVMSLVSFVGPKPNLLDTNNINPPMRLEVSQPVLDFRDIAKIRAIDQYTGGKFSSYELNICYPVAWGKEGIEARLASLCAEAVDAVKSGYNMLIVSDRKTDRDNVAIPALLATAAIHTHLVQHGLRTSAGLVVETGSARETHHFALLAGYGAEAVHPYLAMETLAQMAAGLKGDLSAEKAVYNFTKAVGKGLQKVMSKMGISTYMSYTGAQIFEAVGLAEDLVTKYFKGTSSKVGGIGLFDVAEEAIRLHREAFGDNPVLATMLDAGGEYAYRVRGEEHMWTPDAIAKLQHSARSNSYQTYKEYAHLINDQTKRHMTFRGLFEFKFDPTKAIPLDEVEPAKDIVKRFATGAMSLGSISTEAHATLAVAMNRIGGKSNTGEGGEDANRYRNELRGIPIKNGDTMKSVIGDEVIVDIPLKDGDSLRSKIKQVASGRFGVTAEYLSSADQIQIKMAQGAKPGEGGQLPGHKVSDYIGKLRYSVPGVGLISPPPHHDIYSIEDLAQLIHDLKNANSAASISVKLVSESGVGTVAAGVAKAKADHVVIAGHDGGTGASPLSSLKHAGTPWELGLAETQQTLVLNQLRGRIRVQADGQMKTGRDVVIGALLGADEFGFATAPLVVEGCIMMRKCHLNTCPVGVATQDPVLRAKFKGQPEHVVNFFFFVAEEAREIMAQLGIRKFDDLIGHAELLDTKKGIEHWKAKGLDFSRVFYLPSVPADVARKHVDVQDHGLDKALDHVLIEKAKAAIEKGEHVSFIQPVRNVNRTVGAMLSGTIAKKYGHDGLPDDTVHIQLKGTAGQSFGAFLARGVTLDLVGDGNDYVGKGLSGGRIIIRPTNDFRGKSEENIICGNTVMYGAIEGESFFRGVAGERFCVRNSGATAVVEGTGDHGCEYMTGGTVVVLGETGRNFAAGMSGGIAYVFDPDSTFAGKCNKSMVALDPVLQQAEQERTVDKGLWHANETDEVLLKGLIERHFQFTGSPRAKALLENWDASRRQFVKVFPTEYKRALGEMAAKKANKEVLAA; encoded by the coding sequence ATGAACGACCACCAGCAACCGACCTCCTCGGTTCCCGCCGCGCAAGGTCTCTATGACCCGCAAAACGAGCATGACGCCTGCGGCGTCGGCTTCGTTGCCCACATCAAGGGCAAGAAAAGTCACGAGATCATCGAGCAGGGCCTGAAGATTCTCGAGAACCTCGATCACCGGGGCGCCGTCGGCGCCGATCCGCTGATGGGCGACGGCGCGGGCATCCTGATCCAGATTCCGGACGGCTTCTACCGTGAGGAAATGGCCAAGCAGGGCGTGACGTTGCCGCCGAACGGCGAATACGGCGTCGGCATGATCTTCCTGCCGAAGGAGCACGCCTCGCGTCTCGCCTGCGAACAGGAGCTCGAGCGTACGGTGAAGGCCGAAGGCCAGGTGGTGCTGGGCTGGCGCGACGTGCCGGTCGACCACTCCATGCCGATTTCGCCCACCGTCAAGGCGAGCGAGCCGCTGATTCGCCAGATCTTCATCGGCCGCGGCAAGGACATCATGGTGACCGACGCGCTCGAACGGAAGCTGTACGTGATCCGCAAGACCGCGAGCCACCGCATCCAGGCGCTCAAGCTCAAGCACGGCAAGGAATACTTCGTGCCGTCCATGTCGGCGCGCACGGTGGTCTACAAAGGCCTGTTGCTGGCCGGTCAGGTTGGTGTGTACTACCGCGACCTGCAGGACGACCGCACCGTGTCGGCGCTGGCGCTCGTGCACCAGCGCTTCTCCACGAACACCTTCCCGGCATGGGAACTGGCTCACCCGTACCGGATGATTGCCCACAACGGCGAAATCAACACGGTGAAGGGCAACGTCAACTGGCTGAACGCCCGTACCGGCGCAATCGCCTCGCACGTGCTCGGCGACGACCTGCCGAAGCTGTGGCCGCTGATCTACCCGGGCCAATCGGACACCGCCTCGTTCGACAACTGTCTCGAGCTGCTGGTGATGGCCGGTTATCCGCTCGTCCACGCCATGATGATGATGATCCCGGAAGCCTGGGAACAGCACACGCTGATGGACGACAACCGCCGCGCCTTCTACGAATACCACGCCGCGATGATGGAGCCGTGGGACGGCCCCGCCGCGATCGCCTTCACCGACGGCCGTCAGATCGGCGCGACGCTCGACCGTAACGGCCTGCGTCCGGCGCGCTACATCGTCACGGACGACGACCTCGTCATCATGGCGTCGGAAGCGGGCACGTTGCCGATTCCCGAGTCGAAGATCGTCAAGAAGTGGCGTCTGCAGCCGGGCAAGATGTTCCTGATCGACATGGAACACGGCCGCATCATCGACGACAAGGAACTCAAGGACAACCTCGCCAACGCCAAGCCGTACAAGAGCTGGATCGATGCGGTGCGGATCAAGCTCGACGAAATCGAGCCGAAGGCCGAAGACGTCGTGACGGAGCGCCGCGAAGCCGCGGCCCTGCTGGATCGCCAGCAGGCCTTCGGCTATACCCAGGAAGACCTCAAGTTCCTGATGGCGCCGATGGCGCAAGCCGGTGAAGAAGCGGTCGGTTCGATGGGCAACGACTCGCCGCTGGCGGTCATGTCCAACAAGAACAAGACGCTTTACCACTACTTCAAGCAGTTGTTCGCCCAGGTGACGAACCCGCCGATCGACCCGATCCGCGAAAACATGGTGATGTCGCTGGTGTCGTTCGTCGGCCCGAAGCCGAACCTGCTCGACACGAACAACATCAACCCGCCGATGCGTCTCGAAGTGTCGCAACCGGTGCTCGATTTCCGCGACATCGCCAAGATCCGCGCCATCGATCAGTACACGGGCGGCAAGTTCAGTTCGTATGAACTGAACATCTGCTACCCGGTGGCGTGGGGCAAGGAAGGTATCGAAGCGCGTCTGGCGTCGCTGTGCGCGGAAGCCGTCGATGCGGTGAAGTCCGGCTACAACATGCTGATCGTGTCCGACCGCAAGACCGACCGCGACAACGTCGCGATCCCGGCGCTGCTCGCCACGGCGGCGATCCACACGCATCTGGTGCAGCACGGTCTGCGCACGAGCGCGGGTCTGGTGGTCGAAACCGGTTCGGCGCGCGAGACGCATCACTTTGCGCTGCTTGCGGGCTACGGCGCGGAAGCCGTGCACCCGTACCTCGCCATGGAAACGCTCGCGCAGATGGCCGCTGGTCTGAAGGGCGACCTGTCGGCGGAGAAGGCGGTCTACAACTTCACCAAGGCAGTCGGCAAGGGCCTGCAGAAGGTCATGTCGAAGATGGGCATTTCGACCTACATGTCGTACACCGGCGCGCAGATCTTCGAAGCGGTGGGCCTCGCTGAAGACCTGGTGACGAAGTACTTCAAGGGCACGTCGTCGAAGGTGGGCGGCATCGGCCTGTTCGACGTGGCCGAGGAAGCGATTCGTCTGCATCGCGAAGCGTTCGGCGACAATCCGGTGCTGGCCACGATGCTCGACGCGGGCGGCGAGTACGCCTACCGCGTGCGTGGCGAAGAACACATGTGGACCCCGGATGCGATCGCCAAGCTGCAACACTCGGCGCGCAGCAACTCGTATCAGACGTACAAGGAATACGCGCATCTGATCAACGATCAGACGAAGCGGCATATGACGTTCCGCGGCCTGTTCGAGTTCAAGTTCGATCCGACCAAGGCGATTCCGCTCGACGAAGTGGAACCGGCGAAGGACATCGTCAAGCGCTTTGCGACGGGCGCGATGTCGCTGGGCTCGATCTCGACCGAGGCGCATGCCACGCTGGCGGTGGCGATGAACCGCATCGGCGGCAAGTCGAACACCGGTGAAGGTGGTGAGGACGCCAACCGCTATCGCAACGAACTGCGCGGCATTCCGATCAAGAACGGCGACACGATGAAGTCGGTGATCGGCGACGAAGTCATCGTCGACATTCCGCTGAAGGACGGCGATTCGTTGCGCTCGAAGATCAAGCAGGTGGCGTCGGGCCGTTTCGGTGTGACGGCGGAGTATCTGTCGTCGGCCGACCAGATCCAGATCAAGATGGCGCAGGGCGCGAAGCCGGGCGAAGGCGGCCAGTTGCCGGGTCACAAGGTGTCGGATTACATCGGCAAGCTGCGTTATTCGGTGCCGGGTGTCGGCCTGATCTCGCCGCCGCCGCACCATGACATCTACTCGATCGAAGATCTGGCGCAACTGATCCACGATCTGAAGAACGCGAACTCGGCGGCCAGCATCTCGGTCAAGCTGGTCTCGGAATCGGGCGTCGGCACGGTCGCAGCGGGGGTGGCCAAGGCGAAGGCCGATCACGTCGTGATCGCGGGTCATGACGGCGGCACGGGCGCTTCGCCGCTGTCGTCGCTCAAGCACGCCGGCACGCCGTGGGAACTGGGTCTCGCGGAAACGCAGCAGACCCTGGTGCTGAACCAGTTGCGCGGCCGTATCCGCGTGCAGGCCGACGGTCAGATGAAGACCGGCCGCGACGTCGTGATTGGCGCGCTGCTCGGTGCGGATGAATTCGGCTTTGCGACGGCGCCGCTCGTCGTCGAAGGCTGCATCATGATGCGCAAGTGCCATCTGAACACCTGCCCGGTCGGCGTCGCGACGCAAGATCCAGTGCTGCGTGCGAAGTTCAAGGGCCAGCCCGAACACGTCGTCAACTTCTTCTTCTTCGTTGCGGAAGAAGCGCGCGAAATCATGGCGCAACTGGGCATCCGCAAGTTCGACGACCTGATCGGTCATGCCGAACTGCTCGACACAAAGAAGGGCATCGAGCACTGGAAGGCGAAGGGTCTCGACTTCTCGCGCGTGTTCTACCTGCCGTCGGTTCCGGCGGACGTGGCGCGTAAGCACGTCGACGTGCAGGACCACGGTCTCGACAAGGCGCTGGATCATGTCCTGATCGAGAAGGCGAAGGCGGCGATCGAGAAGGGCGAGCACGTCTCGTTCATCCAGCCGGTGCGCAACGTCAACCGTACGGTCGGCGCCATGCTGTCCGGCACGATCGCGAAGAAGTACGGCCACGACGGCCTGCCCGACGACACAGTTCACATCCAGTTGAAGGGCACCGCGGGCCAGAGCTTCGGTGCGTTCCTCGCGAGAGGCGTGACGCTGGATCTGGTCGGCGACGGCAACGACTATGTCGGCAAGGGCCTGTCGGGCGGGCGCATCATCATTCGTCCGACCAACGATTTCCGCGGCAAGTCGGAAGAGAACATCATTTGCGGCAACACGGTGATGTACGGCGCGATCGAAGGCGAGTCGTTCTTCCGCGGCGTGGCAGGCGAGCGTTTCTGCGTGCGTAACTCGGGCGCGACGGCGGTGGTCGAAGGCACGGGCGATCATGGTTGCGAATACATGACGGGCGGCACGGTGGTCGTGCTCGGCGAAACGGGCCGTAACTTCGCGGCGGGCATGTCGGGCGGTATCGCTTATGTGTTCGATCCGGACAGCACGTTTGCCGGCAAGTGCAACAAGTCGATGGTCGCGCTCGACCCGGTGCTGCAGCAGGCCGAGCAGGAACGCACGGTCGACAAGGGCCTGTGGCATGCGAACGAAACCGACGAGGTGCTGCTGAAGGGGCTGATCGAACGTCACTTCCAGTTCACCGGCTCGCCGCGTGCCAAGGCGCTGCTTGAAAACTGGGATGCGTCGCGCCGTCAGTTCGTGAAGGTGTTCCCGACGGAATACAAGCGCGCGCTGGGCGAGATGGCTGCGAAGAAGGCGAACAAGGAAGTCCTCGCCGCGTAG
- a CDS encoding glutamate synthase subunit beta produces MGKATGFLEFERRHETYEAPLTRVKHYKEFVAALADDEAKIQGARCMDCGIPFCNNGCPVNNIIPDFNDLVFHQDWKSAIEVLHSTNNFPEFTGRICPAPCEAACTLGINDDPVGIKSIEHAIIDKAWSEGWVAPLPSKHKTGKKVAVVGSGPAGLAVAQQLARAGHDVTVFEKNDRIGGLLRYGIPDFKLEKWLIDRRMRQMEAEGVTFRANVFIGKDPLPGHIGNTAKETITPAELKEQFDAVVLSGGSETPRDLPVPGRELEGIHYAMEFLPQQNKVNAGDKLAAQLLAKGKHVIVIGGGDTGSDCVGTSNRHGAKSVTQFELLPQPPEEENKPLVWPYWPIKLRTSSSHEEGCERDWAVATKRLEGKNGKVEKLIAVRVEWKDGKMQEVPGSEFEMKADLVLLAMGFTQPVSPVLEAFGVDKDARGNVRASTEGDKAYYTSVDKVFTAGDMRRGQSLVVWAIREGRQCARSVDAFLMGQSELPR; encoded by the coding sequence ATGGGCAAGGCAACCGGTTTTCTCGAGTTCGAACGTCGCCACGAGACGTACGAAGCTCCGCTCACGCGTGTGAAGCACTACAAGGAATTCGTTGCGGCACTCGCCGACGACGAAGCGAAGATTCAAGGCGCACGTTGCATGGATTGCGGTATTCCGTTCTGCAACAACGGCTGCCCGGTGAACAACATCATCCCGGACTTCAACGACCTGGTGTTCCATCAGGACTGGAAGAGCGCGATCGAAGTGCTGCACTCCACCAACAACTTTCCGGAGTTCACGGGCCGCATCTGCCCAGCGCCGTGCGAGGCGGCGTGTACGCTTGGCATCAATGACGACCCGGTCGGCATCAAGTCGATCGAGCACGCGATCATCGACAAGGCATGGTCCGAAGGCTGGGTCGCGCCGCTGCCGTCGAAGCACAAGACGGGCAAGAAAGTCGCGGTGGTCGGATCGGGCCCCGCGGGCCTCGCGGTCGCGCAGCAACTCGCGCGCGCGGGGCACGATGTGACGGTGTTCGAAAAGAACGACCGGATCGGCGGTCTGCTGCGTTATGGCATTCCCGATTTCAAGCTGGAAAAGTGGCTGATCGATCGCCGCATGCGTCAGATGGAAGCCGAAGGTGTGACGTTCCGCGCCAACGTGTTCATCGGCAAGGATCCACTGCCTGGGCATATCGGCAACACGGCGAAAGAGACCATCACGCCGGCCGAGCTGAAAGAGCAGTTTGATGCCGTGGTGCTGTCGGGCGGTTCGGAAACGCCGCGCGACCTGCCGGTGCCGGGCCGCGAGCTGGAAGGTATCCACTACGCGATGGAATTCCTGCCGCAGCAGAACAAGGTCAACGCAGGCGACAAGCTTGCCGCTCAACTGCTGGCCAAGGGCAAGCATGTGATCGTGATTGGTGGTGGCGATACGGGTTCGGATTGCGTGGGCACGTCGAACCGTCACGGCGCGAAGAGCGTGACGCAGTTCGAATTGCTGCCGCAGCCGCCGGAAGAGGAGAACAAGCCGCTCGTGTGGCCGTACTGGCCGATCAAGCTGCGTACGTCGTCCTCGCATGAGGAAGGCTGCGAGCGCGATTGGGCGGTGGCGACGAAGCGTCTCGAAGGCAAGAACGGCAAGGTTGAGAAGCTGATTGCAGTGCGAGTCGAATGGAAGGACGGCAAGATGCAGGAAGTGCCGGGTTCCGAATTCGAAATGAAGGCCGATCTGGTGCTGCTGGCGATGGGCTTTACGCAGCCGGTGTCGCCGGTGCTGGAAGCATTCGGTGTCGATAAGGATGCGCGTGGTAATGTGCGTGCTTCGACTGAGGGTGACAAGGCGTATTACACGTCGGTGGATAAGGTGTTCACCGCGGGTGATATGCGTCGCGGCCAGTCGCTGGTGGTGTGGGCGATTCGCGAAGGACGGCAGTGCGCGCGGTCGGTCGATGCGTTTCTGATGGGGCAGTCGGAACTGCCGCGGTAA
- a CDS encoding D-amino acid dehydrogenase yields the protein MKTIVLGGGVIGVATAFYLRAQGCEVTVIEREPDVALATSFGNAGVIAPGYVTPWAAPGMPAKILKYLFKPASPLIFRPTFDPAQWRWIARWLRECDLERFRVNKQRMQRIAYYSRSCLQEFRGRHPFEYGRSQGYLQLFRSEYDVELAQPALAVLRDAGIAYREVSAAQCVEIEPGLRWARETPLSGLYLPDDEAGDCARFTRELRSICEGNGVRFRLDTRVTGLDVQGGVVRGVRVGSERGDEVLAADAVVVALGVDSAPLLAPLGVKVPLYPVKGYSATLPVIDDEKSPRAAVMDESLKTAITRFGRNVRVAGTAELGNRQSTLREQALQTLLKVLDDWFPHAAKPSSAHFWVGRRPMTPDGAPLLGPSGVGNLWLNVGHGSTGWAMAMGSGKVVADLVTLREPEISLEGLTIARYGK from the coding sequence ATGAAAACGATTGTTCTCGGCGGCGGCGTCATCGGCGTCGCCACCGCCTTTTACCTGCGCGCCCAGGGGTGCGAGGTCACCGTGATCGAACGCGAGCCCGACGTGGCGCTCGCCACCAGTTTCGGCAATGCCGGCGTGATCGCACCGGGCTATGTCACGCCGTGGGCGGCGCCGGGCATGCCGGCGAAGATCCTCAAATATCTGTTCAAGCCTGCATCGCCGTTGATCTTCCGGCCGACCTTTGACCCTGCGCAGTGGCGCTGGATCGCACGCTGGCTGCGTGAGTGCGATCTCGAGCGGTTTCGCGTGAACAAGCAGCGCATGCAGCGGATTGCTTATTACAGCCGGAGCTGTCTGCAGGAATTTCGCGGGCGTCATCCGTTCGAGTACGGACGTAGCCAGGGATATCTGCAGTTGTTTCGCAGCGAGTATGACGTGGAGCTGGCGCAGCCTGCTCTCGCCGTGCTGCGCGATGCCGGGATTGCGTATCGCGAGGTGAGTGCGGCGCAGTGTGTGGAGATCGAGCCGGGGTTACGGTGGGCGCGTGAGACGCCGTTATCCGGCTTGTATCTGCCCGACGATGAGGCTGGGGACTGTGCGCGGTTTACTCGTGAGCTGCGATCTATCTGCGAGGGCAATGGGGTGCGGTTTCGGCTCGATACGCGGGTGACGGGGCTCGATGTTCAGGGTGGTGTGGTGCGTGGCGTGCGGGTGGGTAGCGAGCGTGGCGATGAGGTGCTCGCTGCGGATGCCGTGGTGGTAGCGCTTGGGGTGGATAGTGCGCCGTTGCTGGCGCCGCTTGGAGTCAAGGTGCCGCTTTATCCCGTCAAAGGGTATTCGGCTACGTTGCCCGTGATCGATGATGAGAAGTCGCCGCGGGCCGCTGTCATGGATGAGTCTTTGAAGACGGCCATTACGCGGTTTGGGAGGAATGTGCGGGTGGCGGGGACTGCGGAGTTAGGGAATCGGCAGTCCACTTTACGCGAGCAGGCGCTGCAGACTTTGCTTAAGGTTCTTGATGACTGGTTTCCGCATGCGGCTAAGCCTAGTTCGGCGCATTTTTGGGTTGGGAGGAGGCCTATGACGCCGGATGGCGCGCCTTTGCTTGGTCCATCCGGGGTTGGGAATCTTTGGCTAAACGTGGGGCATGGGTCTACGGGTTGGGCTATGGCTATGGGGTCCGGGAAGGTTGTTGCTGATCTTGTTACGCTGCGCGAGCCGGAGATTTCGTTGGAGGGGCTCACGATTGCGCGGTATGGGAAGTAG
- a CDS encoding MFS transporter: MASFQWFTELTTRERRTLYAGFGGYAVDAFDFMIYSFLIPTLIATWGMTKSEAGLIATSSLISSAVGGWLAGILSDRYGRVRVLQWTIATFALFTCLSGFTHSFWQLLTTRTLQGIGFGGEWSVVTVMMAETIRSPQHRAKAVGTVQSSWSFGWAAAAIIYWASFALLPEQIAWRACFWVGILPALWIVYIRRNVSDPEIYLATRRARDSGFDTSHFLQIFSFPHLRTTLLGSALCTGMLGGYYAITTWLPTYLKTVRHLSVFNTSGYLIVLIVGSFTGYIVGAILCDKIGRRASFILFAIGSFVLGMAYTMLPITNSAMLLLGFPLGVVVQGIFAGVGAYLSELYPNEIRGSGQGFCYNLGRGLGSFFPILVGTLSQSMTLVNAMGLVAGSGYLLVIAAALCLPETRGKALAAASPAS, encoded by the coding sequence ATGGCGTCATTTCAGTGGTTCACGGAGTTGACGACGCGCGAGCGCCGCACGCTCTACGCGGGCTTCGGCGGTTACGCAGTCGACGCGTTCGACTTCATGATCTACTCGTTCCTGATCCCGACGTTGATCGCCACGTGGGGCATGACCAAGAGCGAAGCGGGGCTGATTGCCACCAGTTCGCTGATTTCCTCGGCCGTGGGCGGCTGGCTCGCCGGCATTCTCTCCGACCGCTACGGGCGGGTCCGCGTGCTGCAATGGACCATCGCGACCTTCGCCCTCTTCACCTGCCTGTCGGGCTTCACGCATTCGTTCTGGCAACTGCTGACCACCCGCACGCTGCAGGGCATCGGCTTCGGCGGGGAATGGTCGGTGGTGACGGTCATGATGGCCGAAACGATCCGCTCGCCGCAGCATCGCGCCAAGGCGGTCGGCACCGTGCAGAGCAGCTGGTCGTTCGGCTGGGCGGCGGCGGCGATCATCTACTGGGCGTCGTTCGCGTTGTTGCCGGAGCAGATCGCGTGGCGTGCGTGCTTCTGGGTGGGCATCCTGCCGGCCTTGTGGATTGTCTATATCCGCCGCAACGTCAGCGACCCGGAGATCTATCTCGCCACGCGCCGGGCGCGCGACAGCGGCTTCGACACCTCGCACTTCCTGCAGATCTTTTCCTTTCCTCACCTCCGGACGACACTGCTCGGCAGCGCGCTCTGCACCGGCATGCTAGGCGGCTACTACGCGATCACCACCTGGTTGCCGACCTATCTGAAGACGGTGCGGCATCTGTCCGTATTCAACACCAGCGGCTATCTGATCGTGCTGATCGTCGGCTCGTTCACCGGTTACATTGTCGGGGCGATCCTGTGCGACAAGATTGGCCGGCGTGCGTCGTTCATCCTGTTTGCGATCGGCTCGTTCGTGCTCGGCATGGCCTACACGATGCTGCCCATCACCAACAGCGCGATGCTGCTGCTCGGTTTTCCGCTCGGCGTGGTCGTGCAGGGGATTTTCGCGGGAGTCGGCGCGTATCTGTCCGAGCTGTATCCGAACGAAATCCGCGGCTCCGGCCAGGGCTTCTGCTATAACCTCGGGCGCGGGCTCGGCTCGTTCTTCCCGATTCTCGTCGGCACGCTGTCCCAATCGATGACGCTCGTCAACGCGATGGGCCTCGTCGCCGGCTCAGGCTATCTGCTGGTCATCGCCGCGGCGCTGTGCCTGCCCGAAACCAGGGGCAAGGCGCTCGCGGCGGCGAGCCCGGCATCCTGA
- a CDS encoding tyrosine-protein phosphatase — MSGVGSALLSACGGGLSSDLPDTPRLASVDNFRDIGGAGGGYPTVDGRQVRRGMFYRANALTLSIADKAVIDTLNIATVYDLRTPGEIARVADVLPISATYQRINVLGELDQIVPPNQQLGGAMATMESAERAYVTGTAQRAGYGALLSQLANTAGAQLVHSTAGKDRTGWVAALLLSIANVPLDLIMQDYLLTNTYSAASINAEVAAIQSQSGAAAATLDAPFFSVQESFLQAGFDQVQASYGTMSSYLTAGLGLSQSTIDTLHDRLVV; from the coding sequence ATGTCGGGGGTCGGCAGCGCGCTGCTGTCGGCATGCGGCGGCGGGTTGTCGTCCGATCTGCCGGACACGCCGCGGCTTGCGTCGGTGGACAATTTCCGCGACATCGGCGGCGCGGGCGGCGGCTATCCGACCGTGGATGGCCGGCAGGTGCGGCGCGGCATGTTCTATCGCGCGAACGCCTTGACCCTGAGTATCGCGGACAAAGCCGTGATCGACACGCTCAACATTGCGACCGTCTACGATCTGCGCACGCCCGGTGAAATCGCCCGCGTCGCGGACGTGCTGCCGATTAGCGCAACGTACCAGCGCATCAATGTCCTGGGTGAGCTCGACCAGATCGTGCCGCCGAACCAGCAGTTGGGGGGCGCGATGGCGACCATGGAGAGTGCCGAACGCGCTTACGTGACAGGCACGGCGCAGCGGGCCGGGTATGGCGCGCTGCTCTCGCAACTGGCGAACACGGCGGGCGCGCAACTGGTCCACTCCACCGCGGGCAAGGACCGCACCGGCTGGGTTGCGGCGTTGCTGCTCAGCATTGCGAACGTCCCGCTCGACCTGATCATGCAGGACTATCTTCTGACCAATACCTACTCGGCCGCGTCGATCAACGCCGAGGTCGCCGCCATCCAGTCACAGAGCGGCGCTGCCGCGGCTACGCTGGACGCGCCGTTCTTCAGTGTGCAGGAGAGTTTTCTACAGGCGGGCTTCGATCAGGTGCAGGCGAGCTACGGCACGATGTCGAGCTACCTGACCGCGGGGCTCGGCTTGTCGCAGTCGACGATCGATACGCTGCACGACCGTCTGGTCGTCTGA